A genomic window from Populus nigra chromosome 7, ddPopNigr1.1, whole genome shotgun sequence includes:
- the LOC133699518 gene encoding endo-1,4-beta-xylanase 5-like isoform X2, with amino-acid sequence MYCFSIWVKIQGADSTLVTASLMANNNSTYDCVGTVLAKSGCWSFLKGGFILDSPSSVSILYFQGTTDKSINVAIASASVQPFTEQQWRTNQQYIINTERKRAVTIHVSDSHGDRLQGASITIEQISKDFPFGSAIARTILGNLPYQNWFVERFNAAVFENELKWYATEPEQGKVNYTIPDQMLEFVLANQIVARGHNIFWEDPKYNPAWVRDLTGPALKSAVSFRIQSLMSKYKEEFIHWDVSNEMLHFDFYEERLGPDATLHFYKTAHEADPLASLFLNEFNVVETCTDVNTTVDTYIDKIRELERGGSSMNGIGLESHFSKPNLPLMRAILDKLATLKLPIWLTEVDISNKFDKETQAIYLEQVLREGFSHPAVDGIMLWTAIHPNGCYQMCLTDSNLQNLPAGDTVDKLLKEWETGEANGLTDDHGSYSFFGFLGEYRIRVQYGNRTTNSTLSLSQSDETKHFNIQL; translated from the exons ATGTATTGTTTTTCCA TTTGGGTCAAGATACAGGGTGCAGATTCAACTCTAGTAACTGCAAGCCTAATGGCAAATAATAACTCCACGTATGATTGCGTGGGGACTGTTTTGGCCAAGAGTGGATGCTGGTCGTTTCTCAAGGGAGGATTCATTCTTGATTCACCATCAAGTGTATCAATACTATATTTTCAG GGCACAACTGACAAAAGTATCAATGTCGCAATTGCAAGTGCTTCAGTACAGCCATTTACTGAGCAGCAATGGAGAACAAATCAGCAATACATAATTAACACT GAAAGAAAGCGTGCGGTGACAATACATGTGTCAGATAGTCATGGAGATAGGTTGCAAGGAGCATCCATTACAATAGAGCAAATCTCAAAAGATTTCCCATTTGGATCAGCAATAGCAAGAACAATTCTTGGAAATTTACCCTATCAG AATTGGTTTGTTGAGAGATTCAATGCAGCAGTATTTGAAAATGAACTCAAGTGGTATGCGACAGAACCCGAACAAGGGAAGGTCAATTACACCATACCAGATCAAATGTTGGAATTCGTTCTAGCCAACCAAATAGTTGCTAGAGGCCACAATATTTTCTGGGAAGACCCCAAGTACAATCCAGCTTGGGTTCGTGATCTCACAGGTCCTGCCCTAAAATCAGCAGTCAGCTTCCGGATTCAAAGCCTAATGAGCAAATACAAAGAAGAGTTTATACATTGGGATGTTAGCAATGAAATGCTACATTTTGATTTCTATGAAGAAAGGCTTGGTCCGGATGCCACTTTACATTTCTATAAGACAGCACACGAAGCAGACCCCTTGGCATCATTGtttttgaatgaatttaatGTGGTGGAGACTTGCACTGATGTGAATACAACAGTAGATACCTACATTGATAAGATAAGAGAACTTGAACGCGGAGGATCATCTATGAATGGAATTGGCCTAGAGAGTCACTTTTCtaagccaaatcttcctctaATGAGGGCTATTCTAGATAAACTGGCTACCCTTAAGCTTCCCATTTGGCTCACAGAAGTTGATATCAgcaataaatttgataaagaaaCTCAG GCTATTTATCTAGAGCAGGTGTTAAGAGAAGGCTTCTCACATCCTGCAGTGGATGGGATCATGCTTTGGACTGCAATCCATCCTAATGGATGCTACCAAATGTGCCTTACAGATTCTAATCTTCAAAACCTACCGGCCGGTGATACAGTTGACAAGCTCCTAAAAGAATGGGAAACCGGGGAAGCAAATGGCCTCACAGATGATCATGGATCATACAGCTTCTTTGGCTTCTTAGGTGAATACAGAATAAGGGTGCAATATGGCAACAGAACTACAAACTCAACACTGTCACTCAGTCAAAGTGATGAAACGAAACATTTTAACATTCAGTTGTGA
- the LOC133699518 gene encoding endo-1,4-beta-xylanase 5-like isoform X4, with protein sequence MANNNSTYDCVGTVLAKSGCWSFLKGGFILDSPSSVSILYFQGTTDKSINVAIASASVQPFTEQQWRTNQQYIINTERKRAVTIHVSDSHGDRLQGASITIEQISKDFPFGSAIARTILGNLPYQNWFVERFNAAVFENELKWYATEPEQGKVNYTIPDQMLEFVLANQIVARGHNIFWEDPKYNPAWVRDLTGPALKSAVSFRIQSLMSKYKEEFIHWDVSNEMLHFDFYEERLGPDATLHFYKTAHEADPLASLFLNEFNVVETCTDVNTTVDTYIDKIRELERGGSSMNGIGLESHFSKPNLPLMRAILDKLATLKLPIWLTEVDISNKFDKETQAIYLEQVLREGFSHPAVDGIMLWTAIHPNGCYQMCLTDSNLQNLPAGDTVDKLLKEWETGEANGLTDDHGSYSFFGFLGEYRIRVQYGNRTTNSTLSLSQSDETKHFNIQL encoded by the exons ATGGCAAATAATAACTCCACGTATGATTGCGTGGGGACTGTTTTGGCCAAGAGTGGATGCTGGTCGTTTCTCAAGGGAGGATTCATTCTTGATTCACCATCAAGTGTATCAATACTATATTTTCAG GGCACAACTGACAAAAGTATCAATGTCGCAATTGCAAGTGCTTCAGTACAGCCATTTACTGAGCAGCAATGGAGAACAAATCAGCAATACATAATTAACACT GAAAGAAAGCGTGCGGTGACAATACATGTGTCAGATAGTCATGGAGATAGGTTGCAAGGAGCATCCATTACAATAGAGCAAATCTCAAAAGATTTCCCATTTGGATCAGCAATAGCAAGAACAATTCTTGGAAATTTACCCTATCAG AATTGGTTTGTTGAGAGATTCAATGCAGCAGTATTTGAAAATGAACTCAAGTGGTATGCGACAGAACCCGAACAAGGGAAGGTCAATTACACCATACCAGATCAAATGTTGGAATTCGTTCTAGCCAACCAAATAGTTGCTAGAGGCCACAATATTTTCTGGGAAGACCCCAAGTACAATCCAGCTTGGGTTCGTGATCTCACAGGTCCTGCCCTAAAATCAGCAGTCAGCTTCCGGATTCAAAGCCTAATGAGCAAATACAAAGAAGAGTTTATACATTGGGATGTTAGCAATGAAATGCTACATTTTGATTTCTATGAAGAAAGGCTTGGTCCGGATGCCACTTTACATTTCTATAAGACAGCACACGAAGCAGACCCCTTGGCATCATTGtttttgaatgaatttaatGTGGTGGAGACTTGCACTGATGTGAATACAACAGTAGATACCTACATTGATAAGATAAGAGAACTTGAACGCGGAGGATCATCTATGAATGGAATTGGCCTAGAGAGTCACTTTTCtaagccaaatcttcctctaATGAGGGCTATTCTAGATAAACTGGCTACCCTTAAGCTTCCCATTTGGCTCACAGAAGTTGATATCAgcaataaatttgataaagaaaCTCAG GCTATTTATCTAGAGCAGGTGTTAAGAGAAGGCTTCTCACATCCTGCAGTGGATGGGATCATGCTTTGGACTGCAATCCATCCTAATGGATGCTACCAAATGTGCCTTACAGATTCTAATCTTCAAAACCTACCGGCCGGTGATACAGTTGACAAGCTCCTAAAAGAATGGGAAACCGGGGAAGCAAATGGCCTCACAGATGATCATGGATCATACAGCTTCTTTGGCTTCTTAGGTGAATACAGAATAAGGGTGCAATATGGCAACAGAACTACAAACTCAACACTGTCACTCAGTCAAAGTGATGAAACGAAACATTTTAACATTCAGTTGTGA
- the LOC133699517 gene encoding protein NUCLEAR FUSION DEFECTIVE 4-like encodes MGFHQTSSISFSATKWLGFVTAVWVQAISGNNYTFSNYSDALKSLMNLTQLELNNLSVAKDVGKAFGLLAGLASDRLPTPVILLIGSIEGLIGYGTQWLVVSGRIQPLPYWQMCIFLCLGGNSTTWMNTAVLVTCIRNFRRNRGPVSGILKGYVGLSTAIFTDLCAALFAYDPAKFLIMLAVIPFAVCLTAIVFLRETPPAATIEEEKEESKYFNIFNAVAVIVAVYLMAYGFIPNPSHAISLGFSVILLVLLASPLAAPVHAFIKSWTLNRFKNQADVERQIQEPLLIEEKAQEEIQEKPAEESASAVVEQPQAAEEEKAAVEVKRRPVIGEDHTIFEAMQTVDFWILFVSFLCGVGTGLAVMNNMGQIGLALGYADVSLFISMTSIWGFFGRIVSGSVSEYYIKKAGIPRPLWNAASQILMAVGYILMAVALPGSLYVGSIVVGICYGVRLAVSVPTASELFGLKYFGLIYNILILNLPLGSFLFSGLLAGFLYDAEATPAPGGGNTCVGAHCYRLVFIIMAIACVIGFGLDVLLGIRTKKIYNRIYMSRRSKKLAAASNLQ; translated from the exons ATGGGTTTTCATCAAAcctcttcaatttctttctcagCTACAAAATGGCTAGGCTTTGTGACTGCTGTTTGGGTCCAAGCTATTTCAGGCAACAACTACACCTTCTCAAACTATTCTGATGCACTTAAATCTCTAATGAACTTGACCCAACTTGAACTCAACAATTTATCTGTTGCTAAAGACGTTGGCAAGGCCTTTGGTTTGCTTGCTGGTCTTGCTTCTGATCGTTTGCCTACTCCTGTTATTCTTCTTATCGGTTCAATTGAAGGTCTTATCGGTTATGGTACTCAATGGCTTGTTGTTAGTGGGAGAATTCAACCTCTCCCTTATTGGCAG ATGTGCATCTTCCTATGTCTAGGAGGAAACAGCACTACATGGATGAACACGGCGGTTTTAGTAACCTGCATCCGCAACTTCCGCCGCAACCGTGGCCCTGTCTCTGGAATCTTGAAGGGCTATGTTGGTCTAAGCACGGCTATATTCACCGACCTATGTGCGGCTCTATTTGCTTATGACCCTGCAAAGTTTCTCATAATGCTTGCCGTCATCCCCTTTGCTGTCTGTCTCACCGCCATCGTTTTCCTCCGAGAAACCCCTCCTGCCGCTACTatagaggaagaaaaagaagaaagcaaatACTTCAATATCTTCAACGCTGTTGCTGTTATTGTGGCTGTTTATTTAATGGCTTACGGTTTTATTCCAAATCCTAGCCATGCTATTTCATTGGGGTTCTCGGTTATATTGCTGGTTCTTTTAGCTTCTCCATTAGCAGCTCCAGTTCATGCTTTTATTAAGAGCTGGACTTTGAACCGGTTCAAGAACCAAGCGGATGTTGAAAGGCAAATTCAAGAACCTTTATTGATAGAAGAGAAAGCCCAGGAGGAGATTCAAGAAAAGCCCGCTGAAGAGTCGGCTTCAGCAGTGGTGGAGCAACCGCAAGCTGCAGAGGAGGAGAAGGCAGCTGTGGAGGTAAAGAGGAGGCCGGTGATTGGAGAGGATCATACAATTTTTGAGGCAATGCAGACCGTTGATTTTTGGATTCTGTTTGTGTCTTTCCTTTGTGGGGTTGGCACAGGTTTGGCTGTGATGAACAATATGGGACAGATTGGCTTGGCTCTCGGATATGCTGACGTTTCTCTTTTCATTTCCATGACAAGTATTTGGGGATTCTTTGGAAGGATTGTTTCTGGCTCGGTGTCTGAGTACTACATCAA GAAAGCTGGAATACCAAGGCCTCTTTGGAATGCAGCATCTCAGATTTTAATGGCTGTTGGCTACATCCTCATGGCTGTGGCTTTGCCTGGGTCGCTATACGTCGGTTCAATAGTCGTTGGTATCTGCTACGGAGTTCGTTTAGCTGTCTCAGTCCCGACAGCCTCCGAACTATTTGGTCTCAAGTATTTTGGTCTGATTTACAACATCTTAATCCTCAATCTTCCTCTGGGCTCCTTCCTATTTTCTGGTCTGCTTGCTGGATTTTTATACGACGCAGAAGCTACCCCAGCACCAGGAGGTGGCAATACTTGTGTTGGTGCCCATTGTTATAGACTTGTTTTCATTATCATGGCCATTGCATGTGTCATTGGTTTTGGTTTGGATGTTCTTCTGGGAATCAGAACCAAGAAGATTTATAACAGGATCTACATGAGCAGAAGATCAAAGAAATTGGCTGCAGCATCCAATCTGCAATGA
- the LOC133699518 gene encoding endo-1,4-beta-xylanase 5-like isoform X1: MQSMAFLSKKSMHKAPILGFSVFLIPFLAFSYDGPLYDFTAYTECKSVPEKPLYNGGIFKDQAPLTQHRISTSSDGSYTPALILQNLAQNTMYCFSIWVKIQGADSTLVTASLMANNNSTYDCVGTVLAKSGCWSFLKGGFILDSPSSVSILYFQGTTDKSINVAIASASVQPFTEQQWRTNQQYIINTERKRAVTIHVSDSHGDRLQGASITIEQISKDFPFGSAIARTILGNLPYQNWFVERFNAAVFENELKWYATEPEQGKVNYTIPDQMLEFVLANQIVARGHNIFWEDPKYNPAWVRDLTGPALKSAVSFRIQSLMSKYKEEFIHWDVSNEMLHFDFYEERLGPDATLHFYKTAHEADPLASLFLNEFNVVETCTDVNTTVDTYIDKIRELERGGSSMNGIGLESHFSKPNLPLMRAILDKLATLKLPIWLTEVDISNKFDKETQAIYLEQVLREGFSHPAVDGIMLWTAIHPNGCYQMCLTDSNLQNLPAGDTVDKLLKEWETGEANGLTDDHGSYSFFGFLGEYRIRVQYGNRTTNSTLSLSQSDETKHFNIQL, from the exons ATGCAGTCCATGGCTTTTCTAAGCAAGAAGAGCATGCACAAGGCTCCTATCTTGGGCTTCTCAGTTTTCTTGATCCCTTTCTTGGCTTTTTCTTACG ATGGACCTTTGTATGACTTCACAGCCTACACCGAG TGTAAATCAGTGCCAGAGAAGCCACTATATAATGGAGGGATATTCAAAGATCAAGCACCACTTACCCAGCACAGAATTAGTACTTCTTCAGATGGCTCTTATACACCAGCTTTGATATTGCAAAATCTAGCTCAAAACACCATGTATTGTTTTTCCA TTTGGGTCAAGATACAGGGTGCAGATTCAACTCTAGTAACTGCAAGCCTAATGGCAAATAATAACTCCACGTATGATTGCGTGGGGACTGTTTTGGCCAAGAGTGGATGCTGGTCGTTTCTCAAGGGAGGATTCATTCTTGATTCACCATCAAGTGTATCAATACTATATTTTCAG GGCACAACTGACAAAAGTATCAATGTCGCAATTGCAAGTGCTTCAGTACAGCCATTTACTGAGCAGCAATGGAGAACAAATCAGCAATACATAATTAACACT GAAAGAAAGCGTGCGGTGACAATACATGTGTCAGATAGTCATGGAGATAGGTTGCAAGGAGCATCCATTACAATAGAGCAAATCTCAAAAGATTTCCCATTTGGATCAGCAATAGCAAGAACAATTCTTGGAAATTTACCCTATCAG AATTGGTTTGTTGAGAGATTCAATGCAGCAGTATTTGAAAATGAACTCAAGTGGTATGCGACAGAACCCGAACAAGGGAAGGTCAATTACACCATACCAGATCAAATGTTGGAATTCGTTCTAGCCAACCAAATAGTTGCTAGAGGCCACAATATTTTCTGGGAAGACCCCAAGTACAATCCAGCTTGGGTTCGTGATCTCACAGGTCCTGCCCTAAAATCAGCAGTCAGCTTCCGGATTCAAAGCCTAATGAGCAAATACAAAGAAGAGTTTATACATTGGGATGTTAGCAATGAAATGCTACATTTTGATTTCTATGAAGAAAGGCTTGGTCCGGATGCCACTTTACATTTCTATAAGACAGCACACGAAGCAGACCCCTTGGCATCATTGtttttgaatgaatttaatGTGGTGGAGACTTGCACTGATGTGAATACAACAGTAGATACCTACATTGATAAGATAAGAGAACTTGAACGCGGAGGATCATCTATGAATGGAATTGGCCTAGAGAGTCACTTTTCtaagccaaatcttcctctaATGAGGGCTATTCTAGATAAACTGGCTACCCTTAAGCTTCCCATTTGGCTCACAGAAGTTGATATCAgcaataaatttgataaagaaaCTCAG GCTATTTATCTAGAGCAGGTGTTAAGAGAAGGCTTCTCACATCCTGCAGTGGATGGGATCATGCTTTGGACTGCAATCCATCCTAATGGATGCTACCAAATGTGCCTTACAGATTCTAATCTTCAAAACCTACCGGCCGGTGATACAGTTGACAAGCTCCTAAAAGAATGGGAAACCGGGGAAGCAAATGGCCTCACAGATGATCATGGATCATACAGCTTCTTTGGCTTCTTAGGTGAATACAGAATAAGGGTGCAATATGGCAACAGAACTACAAACTCAACACTGTCACTCAGTCAAAGTGATGAAACGAAACATTTTAACATTCAGTTGTGA
- the LOC133699518 gene encoding endo-1,4-beta-xylanase 5-like isoform X3: protein MQSMAFLSKKSMHKAPILGFSVFLIPFLAFSYDGPLYDFTAYTECKSVPEKPLYNGGIFKDQAPLTQHRISTSSDGSYTPALILQNLAQNTMYCFSIWVKIQGADSTLVTASLMANNNSTYDCVGTVLAKSGCWSFLKGGFILDSPSSVSILYFQGTTDKSINVAIASASVQPFTEQQWRTNQQYIINTERKRAVTIHVSDSHGDRLQGASITIEQISKDFPFGSAIARTILGNLPYQNWFVERFNAAVFENELKWYATEPEQGKVNYTIPDQMLEFVLANQIVARGHNIFWEDPKYNPAWVRDLTGPALKSAVSFRIQSLMSKYKEEFIHWDVSNEMLHFDFYEERLGPDATLHFYKTAHEADPLASLFLNEFNVVETCTDVNTTVDTYIDKIRELERGGSSMNGIGLESHFSKPNLPLMRAILDKLATLKLPIWLTEVDISNKFDKETQVH from the exons ATGCAGTCCATGGCTTTTCTAAGCAAGAAGAGCATGCACAAGGCTCCTATCTTGGGCTTCTCAGTTTTCTTGATCCCTTTCTTGGCTTTTTCTTACG ATGGACCTTTGTATGACTTCACAGCCTACACCGAG TGTAAATCAGTGCCAGAGAAGCCACTATATAATGGAGGGATATTCAAAGATCAAGCACCACTTACCCAGCACAGAATTAGTACTTCTTCAGATGGCTCTTATACACCAGCTTTGATATTGCAAAATCTAGCTCAAAACACCATGTATTGTTTTTCCA TTTGGGTCAAGATACAGGGTGCAGATTCAACTCTAGTAACTGCAAGCCTAATGGCAAATAATAACTCCACGTATGATTGCGTGGGGACTGTTTTGGCCAAGAGTGGATGCTGGTCGTTTCTCAAGGGAGGATTCATTCTTGATTCACCATCAAGTGTATCAATACTATATTTTCAG GGCACAACTGACAAAAGTATCAATGTCGCAATTGCAAGTGCTTCAGTACAGCCATTTACTGAGCAGCAATGGAGAACAAATCAGCAATACATAATTAACACT GAAAGAAAGCGTGCGGTGACAATACATGTGTCAGATAGTCATGGAGATAGGTTGCAAGGAGCATCCATTACAATAGAGCAAATCTCAAAAGATTTCCCATTTGGATCAGCAATAGCAAGAACAATTCTTGGAAATTTACCCTATCAG AATTGGTTTGTTGAGAGATTCAATGCAGCAGTATTTGAAAATGAACTCAAGTGGTATGCGACAGAACCCGAACAAGGGAAGGTCAATTACACCATACCAGATCAAATGTTGGAATTCGTTCTAGCCAACCAAATAGTTGCTAGAGGCCACAATATTTTCTGGGAAGACCCCAAGTACAATCCAGCTTGGGTTCGTGATCTCACAGGTCCTGCCCTAAAATCAGCAGTCAGCTTCCGGATTCAAAGCCTAATGAGCAAATACAAAGAAGAGTTTATACATTGGGATGTTAGCAATGAAATGCTACATTTTGATTTCTATGAAGAAAGGCTTGGTCCGGATGCCACTTTACATTTCTATAAGACAGCACACGAAGCAGACCCCTTGGCATCATTGtttttgaatgaatttaatGTGGTGGAGACTTGCACTGATGTGAATACAACAGTAGATACCTACATTGATAAGATAAGAGAACTTGAACGCGGAGGATCATCTATGAATGGAATTGGCCTAGAGAGTCACTTTTCtaagccaaatcttcctctaATGAGGGCTATTCTAGATAAACTGGCTACCCTTAAGCTTCCCATTTGGCTCACAGAAGTTGATATCAgcaataaatttgataaagaaaCTCAGGTGCACTAG